A stretch of the Vitis riparia cultivar Riparia Gloire de Montpellier isolate 1030 chromosome 13, EGFV_Vit.rip_1.0, whole genome shotgun sequence genome encodes the following:
- the LOC117928174 gene encoding putative disease resistance RPP13-like protein 1 isoform X2, producing MADALLSASLNVLFDRLASPELINFIRRRNLSDELLDELKRKLVVVLNVLDDAEVKQFSNPNVKNWLVHVKDAVYDAEDLLDEIATDALRCKMEAADSQIGGTHKAWKWNKFAACVKAPTAIQSMESRVRGMIALLEKIALEKVGFVLAEGGGEKLSPRPRSPISTSLEDESFVLGRDEIQKEMVKWLLSDNSTGEKMEVMSIVGMGGSGKTTLARLLYNDEGVKEHFHLKAWVCVSTEFLLIKVTKTILEEIGSKTDSDNLNKLQLELKDQLSNKKFLLVLDDIWNLKPRDEGYMEFSDLEGWNSLRTPLLAAAQGSKIVVTSRDQSVATTMRAGRTHRLGELSPQHCWRLFEKLAFQDRDSNAFLELEPIGRQIVDKCQGLPLAVKALGRLLRSKVEKREWEDVFDSEIWHLPSGPEILPSLRLSYHHLSLPLKHCFAYCSIFPRNHEFDKEKLILLWMAEGLLHPQQGDKRRMEEIDLNALVGQLNGGFIQQCCFTRPRRRCQVGSVKFSIPKYPKVTFLRKWNLKKGKIVLIFWWNFACGGIRGRGDSWVLNS from the exons ATGGCGGACGCACTCCTCTCGGCTTCGCTCAACGTTCTCTTCGATAGGTTGGCTTCTCCAGAGCTCATAAACTTCATTCGGCGACGGAACCTTAGCGATGAACTCCTCGACGAGTTGAAGAGGAAACTAGTGGTGGTTCTCAATGTGCTCGATGATGCGGAGGTGAAGCAATTTTCAAACCCAAATGTCAAAAATTGGCTGGTCCATGTCAAGGATGCTGTGTATGATGCGGAAGACCTGTTGGATGAGATCGCTACCGACGCTTTGCGGTGCAAGATGGAAGCTGCTGACTCCCAAATCGGTGGGACTCATAAGGCGTGGAAATGGAACAAGTTCGCTGCTTGTGTTAAGGCTCCAACTGCTATCCAAAGCATGGAGTCCAGGGTCAGGGGCATGATTGCTCTACTAGAAAAAATTGCACTAGAAAAAGTTGGGTTCGTGCTGGCAGAAGGTGGGGGTGAGAAACTGTCACCAAGACCAAGATCACCAATATCCACTTCGTTGGAGGATGAGTCCTTTGTGCTCGGCAGGGATGAAATTCAGAAGGAGATGGTGAAGTGGTTGCTTTCTGACAATTCAACAGGCGAAAAAATGGAGGTGATGTCCATAGTGGGCATGGGCGGCAGCGGCAAGACCACGCTTGCTCGGCTTCTCTATAACGATGAGGGAGTGAAGGAACACTTCCACTTGAAAGCATGGGTCTGTGTTTCCACTGAGTTTCTTCTTATCAAGGTCACCAAAACAATTCTTGAGGAAATCGGTTCTAAAACTGATTCTGACAACCTAAATAAGCTTCAGCTTGAACTCAAAGACCAACTTAGTAACAAGAAATTTCTGCTTGTTCTCGATGACATCTGGAATTTGAAGCCTCGTGATGAAGGTTATATGGAGTTTAGCGATCTTGAAGGTTGGAATAGTCTACGAACTCCACTCCTCGCTGCAGCACAGGGAAGCAAGATTGTCGTGACCAGTCGTGATCAATCTGTTGCAACAACCATGCGTGCAGGCCGCACTCATCGTCTGGGAGAATTAAGCCCTCAACATTGTTGGAGGCTTTTTGAAAAGCTTGCATTTCAAGACAGAGACTCCAACGCATTCCTTGAGCTTGAACCCATAGGTAGACAGATTGTGGACAAGTGCCAAGGATTGCCTTTGGCTGTAAAAGCACTCGGTCGTCTCTTGCGCTCTAAGGTCGAAAAAAGGGAATGGGAGGATGTCTTCGACAGTGAAATATGGCATCTGCCAAGTGGTCCTGAAATTCTTCCATCTTTGAGATTGAGCTATCATCATCTTTCTCTACCTCTGAAGCATTGTTTTGCATATTGTTCAATTTTTCCCCGGAACCATGAATTCGATAAAGAGAAGCTGATTTTATTATGGATGGCAGAAGGCCTTTTACATCCACAGCAAGGCGACAAAAGAAGAATGGAAGAGATAG ATCTAAATGCACTAGTTGGACAATTGAATGGCGGTTTCATTCAACAGTGTTGTTTTACCAGGCCCCGG CGCAGGTGCCAGGTGGGCTCTGTCAAATTTTCCATTCCTAAATATCCAAAg GTGACTTTTCTAAGGAAGTGGAATCTGAAGAAAGGAAAGATTGTTCTGATTTTTTGGTGGAATTTTGCCTGTGGAGGAATCAGAGGAAGGGGTGATTCCTGGGTGCTGAACAGTTGA